Proteins co-encoded in one Malus domestica chromosome 09, GDT2T_hap1 genomic window:
- the LOC139187787 gene encoding secreted RxLR effector protein 161-like, whose amino-acid sequence MATSSKGLFLNQRRYVLDLLDEAGMLNCKPASTPLVSRLQVDAPSEPLPIPRVYQRVVGKLIYLTITRPDIAYSVSFVSQFMHSPSMIHLESVKRILIYLKGSIGRGLLMQKHGSNHIIAYTDADWVGNALDCKSTTGFCTFVGGNLVTWKSKKQTVVARSSAKDEYKAMAATTCELIWLKSLLKDLGCVNKEPMSLFCDNQATMHIASNPVFHERTKHIEVDCYYIRAQVQSKVINTVYT is encoded by the coding sequence ATGGCCACTTCCTCCAAGGGTTTATTCTTAAATCAAAGGAGGTATGTTCTTGATCTATTGGATGAAGCTGGCATGTTGAATTGCAAGCCCGCTTCTACTCCTCTGGTGAGTAGACTTCAAGTAGATGCACCCAGTGAACCACTACCAATCCCTAGGGTTTATCAACGCGTGGTAGGAAAACTAATCTACCTCACTATCACCAGACCTGACATTGCTTATTCTGTAAGTTTTGTCagtcaatttatgcactctCCCTCGATGATTCACTTGGAGAGTGTCAAAAGGATACTCATATACTTGAAGGGATCCATTGGTAGAGGTTTACTCATGCAAAAACATggttcaaatcatatcatagcaTACACTGATGCTGACTGGGTGGGTAATGCCCTCGATTGCAAGTCTACCACTGGTTTCTGTACTTTTGTTGGTGGCAATCTTGTGACATGGAAGAGTAAAAAACAAACCGTGGTTGCAAGATCAAGTGCTAAGGATGAATATAAAGCCATGGCAGCCACGACTTGTGAATTAATTTGGTTAAAAAGTCTCCTAAAGGATCTTGGCTGCGTCAACAAGGAACCTATGTCCTTGTTTTGTGACAACCAAGCTACCATGCATATAGCTTCAAATCCGGTATTCCACGAAAGAACAAAGCACATTGAAGTTGATTGCTATTACATCCGAGCACAAGTCCAATCCAAAGTCATTAACACCGTGTACACTTGA